One bacterium DNA window includes the following coding sequences:
- a CDS encoding NUDIX domain-containing protein: MEYSRGHLEGVETPIECALREAKEESGYDVELTGIQAVYHRPSADEYIIDYCFLARPKSLVTSPLADDVLEAKWFTREETEKLPRESLRSARSAKRLEDWLAGVRHPISVVAQPPLS; this comes from the coding sequence ATGGAATACTCCCGCGGGCACCTTGAGGGTGTAGAGACTCCTATTGAATGTGCGTTAAGAGAGGCAAAGGAAGAATCGGGTTACGACGTGGAGCTCACCGGCATACAAGCGGTGTATCACCGGCCGAGCGCGGACGAGTATATCATTGACTACTGTTTTTTGGCGCGTCCAAAGAGTTTGGTGACGTCGCCGCTCGCGGACGATGTGCTTGAAGCAAAATGGTTCACGCGCGAAGAAACTGAAAAATTACCGCGCGAATCGTTGCGTTCGGCGCGGAGCGCAAAGCGGTTGGAGGATTGGCTTGCCGGTGTGCGCCATCCGATTAGTGTTGTTGCGCAGCCCCCGCTTTCATAA
- the upp gene encoding uracil phosphoribosyltransferase: MEETYLTILRDKETKTAEFRWAAHGLARLLIPKVVAKLPMKSRAIETPIGAAQGAYVTDDVMGVPILRAGTAFVPALMDVLPGVPIGYLGMARDEKTAEASVYCEKLPPELYHYAVIMDPMLATGGSVCLTVEILKHAGYDEKNVFFVGMFAAQVGFDRLKNVIPEGNIVVASNGAQLDERFYIIGGCGDFGDRYCGTM; this comes from the coding sequence ATGGAGGAAACTTACCTCACGATTCTGCGCGACAAGGAGACAAAGACGGCGGAGTTCCGCTGGGCGGCTCACGGGTTGGCAAGACTGCTGATCCCGAAGGTGGTGGCGAAGCTTCCTATGAAGTCTCGCGCCATTGAGACGCCGATTGGCGCCGCGCAAGGCGCGTACGTCACCGACGACGTCATGGGGGTGCCTATCCTTCGCGCTGGCACCGCGTTCGTTCCCGCGTTGATGGATGTGTTGCCCGGGGTGCCGATCGGGTACCTGGGGATGGCGCGTGACGAGAAGACCGCAGAGGCAAGCGTGTACTGCGAGAAGCTGCCGCCGGAGCTTTATCACTACGCCGTCATCATGGACCCGATGCTCGCGACCGGCGGAAGCGTCTGTCTGACGGTGGAGATCCTGAAGCACGCGGGCTATGACGAGAAGAACGTTTTCTTTGTCGGTATGTTCGCGGCGCAGGTGGGGTTCGACAGGCTGAAGAACGTAATCCCCGAGGGGAACATCGTGGTGGCGTCAAACGGCGCGCAGCTCGATGAGCGGTTTTACATCATCGGTGGCTGCGGCGACTTCGGCGACCGGTACTGCGGGACAATGTAG
- a CDS encoding FtsW/RodA/SpoVE family cell cycle protein → MLSYFKRLDWGVTVPVLVMTAVSLTMVASIAPRLFPMQLAWFGIGIAVAVLLGVSDIRSLTNHRAVVYGLYMLAIGLLLATALFAPTIRGSRSWLSFGHAQFQASEFAKVALIVLFSYFFAKGHARIAHGSTILVSFLYLALPAAFVMKQPDLGSALIMGGVWIGYLFASGIKPRHVGLGLIVAVVGFIIAWNGFLKPYQKERIVGLFVPDRDPLGVNYNVIQAKIAIGSGGFFGKGFRQGTQVQLGFLPEAQTDFILAALIEEWGLVGAIILFGAFLSLMLRIIWIALESPNNFSRLLCLGAIILYLLHFVVNVGSNVGLLPVIGVSFPFLSYGGSNLLANFMLIGIIQSIAARKSF, encoded by the coding sequence ATGCTTTCATATTTCAAGCGTCTTGATTGGGGCGTCACCGTTCCTGTGCTGGTGATGACCGCGGTGAGTTTGACTATGGTCGCGAGTATTGCTCCGCGGCTTTTTCCGATGCAGCTTGCGTGGTTCGGGATTGGCATTGCTGTGGCGGTATTGCTTGGCGTGAGCGACATACGTTCGCTCACCAATCATCGCGCCGTTGTCTACGGTTTATATATGTTGGCAATCGGGCTGCTGCTCGCCACGGCGCTTTTCGCGCCCACGATCCGCGGGTCGCGGAGCTGGTTAAGCTTCGGCCACGCGCAGTTTCAGGCATCCGAATTCGCGAAAGTGGCGCTTATTGTTCTTTTTTCATATTTTTTTGCGAAGGGACACGCGCGCATCGCGCACGGCTCAACCATCCTTGTTTCATTTTTGTATCTTGCCTTGCCTGCGGCATTTGTCATGAAGCAACCGGACTTGGGATCGGCGCTGATCATGGGCGGTGTGTGGATCGGATATCTGTTTGCTTCAGGTATCAAGCCACGGCACGTGGGGTTGGGGCTTATTGTTGCCGTCGTCGGATTCATCATCGCGTGGAACGGATTTTTGAAACCATATCAGAAAGAACGCATTGTTGGACTTTTTGTGCCCGATCGCGACCCGCTGGGGGTAAATTACAACGTTATTCAGGCAAAAATTGCCATCGGGTCCGGCGGATTTTTTGGCAAAGGATTTCGGCAGGGAACGCAGGTACAGCTGGGGTTTTTGCCGGAGGCGCAGACGGATTTTATTTTAGCCGCGCTTATTGAGGAGTGGGGACTAGTCGGGGCAATTATTCTGTTCGGCGCGTTTTTGTCGCTCATGCTCCGCATTATTTGGATTGCGTTGGAATCGCCGAATAATTTTTCACGCCTCTTGTGTCTTGGGGCGATCATTTTATACCTTTTGCATTTTGTGGTGAATGTCGGTTCAAATGTGGGACTGTTGCCCGTCATCGGAGTTTCGTTCCCATTTTTGAGCTATGGCGGCTCTAACCTGCTTGCAAATTTTATGCTTATCGGCATTATTCAAAGCATCGCGGCGCGGAAGTCATTCTAA
- the mltG gene encoding endolytic transglycosylase MltG, whose amino-acid sequence MGSFLRYCFIAITAAFVLASAVFVRSLAAPARENKAQIFTVLPGEGLRDLSDRLETEGFIRSAGSFRFYAVLVGSAHALKPGTYEVTSSESVPDIVERFAEGPQDITVTIQEGGTLKDVDRILGDRGILTEGAIVQLSVAEFRDRYPFLKNVKSLEGFLFPDTYKFAPGSLARVVTEKMLDVFAVKAYPELAASGNDWYKHLIIASLVEKEVPDVAEDRAIVSGIIARRLNIGMGLQIDATIAYAKCGGALLTCGDIRLVRDDYAIASPYNTYAHAGLPPTPIANPGVNAIRAAINPKKTDYLFYLSDPKTKRTIFSKDFEEHNEQRAKYLGL is encoded by the coding sequence ATGGGTTCTTTCTTGCGATATTGTTTTATTGCTATCACTGCGGCGTTTGTGCTTGCCAGTGCTGTATTTGTGCGCAGTTTGGCGGCGCCGGCTCGCGAAAACAAAGCGCAAATTTTCACCGTACTCCCGGGCGAGGGTTTGCGGGACCTCTCCGATCGTCTAGAGACCGAAGGATTTATCCGCTCCGCGGGAAGTTTTCGCTTCTACGCGGTGCTTGTCGGTTCCGCGCACGCGCTGAAGCCCGGCACGTATGAAGTCACGTCCTCCGAAAGTGTTCCCGATATTGTGGAGCGGTTTGCCGAGGGGCCGCAAGACATCACGGTCACCATTCAAGAGGGAGGCACCCTCAAAGACGTTGACCGCATACTCGGCGACCGCGGCATACTTACCGAAGGTGCCATTGTACAATTATCAGTGGCCGAATTCCGCGACCGTTACCCGTTCCTTAAAAATGTAAAATCGCTTGAAGGATTTTTATTTCCCGATACGTACAAATTCGCGCCGGGTTCGTTAGCGCGGGTAGTTACAGAAAAAATGCTGGATGTATTCGCGGTAAAGGCGTATCCCGAACTCGCGGCCTCCGGAAACGATTGGTACAAACATCTCATCATCGCCTCGCTCGTGGAAAAAGAAGTGCCCGACGTTGCGGAGGATCGGGCTATCGTCTCCGGCATCATCGCGCGGCGGCTCAATATCGGCATGGGACTCCAAATTGACGCGACAATTGCGTACGCAAAATGCGGCGGAGCGCTTTTAACCTGCGGAGATATTCGCCTGGTGCGCGATGACTATGCCATTGCCTCGCCATATAATACCTATGCCCACGCCGGACTTCCGCCGACGCCGATTGCAAACCCGGGCGTTAATGCCATCCGCGCGGCCATAAACCCCAAGAAAACCGACTATCTGTTCTACCTTTCCGACCCAAAAACCAAACGCACCATTTTTAGCAAGGATTTTGAAGAACACAACGAACAACGGGCGAAGTATCTTGGGCTATAA